A section of the Triticum dicoccoides isolate Atlit2015 ecotype Zavitan chromosome 7A, WEW_v2.0, whole genome shotgun sequence genome encodes:
- the LOC119332870 gene encoding uncharacterized protein LOC119332870: protein MEPQPREIDAHPSSSAPASAASSSSSPAESAAMRIRAKRTCYGSASSVFAASGPRGWAELPEDLLQCIIALLTSSHDFLAFGATCRPWRDLFSAHTSSFQPLLLHPSTDSQESPWFNHWTIYKGCAWRLADPAAASSYPSLLSLGDLRAMFFLRCSYGHLIFSDRNGFYIVNAFSGAKVVPPCLKSVHFNHISYATLTAPVASADSHLLVGSGAYVFQWRVGSDSWLEHFPGVLFLQIEQIVALKCKTYALGSFGSFCIVQLSPGLLIQKFEVVFEEDRTKNLYWTNQKTWLVVCGDALLLIKLEAGGKTISSDAVQFMAFKLDSLDAVTNKARWVKVDRLDNWAIFVSTDMRCQALLCMNPERWGGRSNHVYFPTYQSEQPWAAVQLWQKCNDDSTHLQLRYTGIRYPRLESTWVVPSTFPLSGE from the coding sequence GGAGAGCGCTGCCATGCGAATCAGAGCTAAGAGGACCTGCTATGGCTCTGCCTCCTCCGTCTTTGCCGCATCCGGGCCACGAGGATGGGCAGAGCTCCCGGAAGATTTGCTCCAATGCATAATCGCTCTCCTCACCTCCTCCCATGACTTCCTTGCCTTTGGTGCCACCTGCCGTCCTTGGCGTGATCTCTTCTCAGCGCACACATCCTCTTTCCAGCCTCTCCTCCTCCACCCGAGTACCGACAGCCAAGAATCTCCCTGGTTTAACCACTGGACCATCTACAAAGGATGCGCGTGGAGATTGGCTGATCCTGCTGCCGCATCATCCTATCCCAGTTTGCTTTCCCTGGGTGATCTCAGAGCCATGTTCTTTCTTCGCTGCTCCTACGGTCACCTCATCTTCAGCGACCGCAATGGGTTCTACATTGTTAATGCATTCAGCGGTGCTAAGGTTGTGCCTCCTTGCCTCAAGTCAGTTCACTTCAATCACATCAGCTATGCCACCTTGACTGCCCCTGTTGCATCTGCTGACTCGCATCTCCTTGTCGGCAGTGGAGCCTATGTGTTCCAGTGGCGCGTCGGGAGCGACTCTTGGTTGGAACACTTTCCTGGAGTTCTTTTCCTTCAGATTGAACAAATAGTGGCCTTGAAGTGCAAAACATACGCCCTAGGGTCTTTTGGGTCCTTCTGCATCGTACAATTGTCACCCGGACTCTTAATTCAGAAGTTTGAAGTTGTGTTTGAGGAAGACAGAACCAAAAATCTCTATTGGACAAATCAGAAAACATGGCTCGTGGTGTGCGGTGACGCTCTTCTCTTGATCAAACTTGAGGCAGGAGGAAAGACGATATCCTCGGACGCCGTCCAGTTCATGGCCTTCAAGCTCGATTCATTGGACGCCGTGACCAATAAGGCAAGGTGGGTGAAGGTGGACAGGTTGGATAACTGGGCCATCTTTGTGAGCACCGACATGCGATGCCAGGCGTTGCTGTGCATGAATCCGGAGAGATGGGGAGGGAGGAGCAACCACGTATACTTCCCAACTTATCAGTCTGAACAACCATGGGCTGCAGTCCAACTATGGCAAAAATGTAACGATGATTCAACACATTTGCAGCTCAGGTACACCGGAATCCGGTACCCTAGATTGGAGTCAACATGGGTCGTTCCCAGCACATTTCCTCTCTCCGGTGAGTAA